GCCAAATCATCGATCACAGTGACCAATTGAGACACAAAACCAAACTACATTTGCACCTGAAGGAGTCATCTGGGCAAAATGGTTTTCACAAGCAATATAGAGCATTTGCTTGGGAGCTCACAGATCTCACCTGTGGAGGTTCCTGCAATTGCTGATGTTCAAAACCACATGCAGAGACTACAGGAGCAGCTACAGTTGAGGCCCATGAGCTCTTCTTTCATACAAGTAATATTACTCATGAAAAAGGGGGAGCCAGAATTCTTGTGGGCAAAAAGCAGCTAGGTATAATGCCTGGACATGCCTCAAATTCTTAAAGAAGTAAATCACAACTGAATTGGGGTATAATTTAATCCAACAAggagaaataatatttaaatgacTACATGTTTTCCATTGCCCTTTTGGTAATGTGTTCTCTCCCCTTTTCAGACTTTTCCTGGTTTAGATATTCCAGAACTTTTGCTAGCATCTCTTCATCCATATATGGTCTGTTCTGGGTGTCATCATTCTGTTTAACCATTGGCCGTCTTTTGCTGAATAAATTGAATTTATCTAGTTCATTGCTTTCTATTTGATCTAGATGGTCACGTTCAGATGAAACTGCCAGTGGAATTTCTTTCTTCAGACCTGAATTGATAACTTCAGGATACTTTGTCAATATCTTGGCTAAATAATCTGACAActcttcttcttttccattcAGTGACTCTTGTTTCATTTGTCTTTCTAAACGGTTAAGCCAGGCCACTTTGGAAAGTATATTTTGATCAGATCTTGCAGGCAGGTACCATTTTGGCAATCCATTTTCTTGATTTATTTGATGTCCAGGATAAGGAGGTTTTTGGTTGCCAACATTTTCCATCCCTAAAAGACTGATAATGTCTTCAACGTTCAGGTCTTCTTGCAGATTATCTGGCAGAACATTAAATCTTTGCTTTTGATAACCATGTAAAGGGTTCATCTTATTTTTGAATAAGTCTGACTTTTCTAAATTAATCTCAGGGATTTCATCAATATCTACAATCAGTTCAGGTTCCTGTTCCTTTTCATTCTGTTGTGTATCTCCAGATTTCAACATTTCAATTAAATCCTCAGGTGGGATCTGTAAATTTCTTGAGATTTCTATCAACTGATAAACTGCTTGAGGATCAAGCTGTTTTTCAAAGTATTTGATTGCCCTTTTGTCTTCATTTTGGTTGATTCCCAATATATTACCTCCTGATCTATTCATTATCTTTTTCAAATAATAATCCATCAACTGTGAAACATCCTCCATGACTtgatttttattctcttttttcagGTCATCTTCCAGAGTACCTGCTCTCTTTATTTCATCATTTATGTCTTCATTTTTCTCAATTTCTTCTTTACTATCTCTTATTTCTTCTTGAGTTTGACTTTCCACTTTTTCTTCTATTGGGTTCCAATCCTCTCCTCCAACCACATCTTCATAAGCAATGTTATTTCCTTTAAAAGCATCATCTTCCTCATCAGCATATAGCTTTTGTTCCTCATTAAACCTTTCTTTATTCAGATTATGAGGTGCCATCATTTTCCCCAGCTCCTGAAACACTGATTCTAAAGTGGCAAGACTTTGGGGGGTGTATTGTTCTTCCACTATTTCATTTGTTCTTTTATAAGGGCTATCTCTTGAATTTTCTTCAAAGTAGGTATGTGGCACCTTAAAATTTTTATGTGTTGGAGCAGGCCAAGTACGATCATCATAATCATCCATTATTCCATCCAGAAAGATATTGTCTGAATTCAGGGGATTaagtttattttcttttgagaCAACTTttgattctttctctctttgtcttatGGTTTCCAACATTGCCTTAACCCACTGGGAATCATCTTCTGGAAAAGTGTCCCTTTGGTTGTCAGGTAAATAAGGTtggtttttgctttcttttgatgGTAGAACAAAGGGAGCATTTTGAAAGGAATTATAATCTGGACTTGTTTCTATATTGCTGGTTTGTTTTCTTAGATTTTCTATGTATTCCAGAGCTTTGATCATATCTGGGCTTGGAAGCCTTTGCAGGTTTTTCATTAGATAGTCTGGATCATTTTGAATATTTTGAAAACTTTGAAATGAAGCAGCATTGATTTGAGAGATCAGCAGAAAAACTTGggcaagaggcaaaaaatttccaagcCAGGAGATTTTATCAGTCATATTTGAAATGTTTCcttaaaataaagggaaaaaaatgaaaattaacaCAGAAAGGTatattttaaatatcttataTAGTCAAGTATGAACAGCAACATTTGTAGACTAAAGTAATTTATAAGTTACTTTAAgttgaattatatttatttatttaattacattCAGAGATCAGAAAAATGAAACTGAATTAACCATAGTCTATACAAAGAGCTACAAGTATCAGAAGCATGAAAGAACAGCTCTACACATGAAggtccaattaaactgatttattgctaaataGCCTATGCACACAAATATTATTCACTTAGGGTTACCTACTGCTTGGCACTAGATAAGGAGCCATAGAATTCAAGGGGGCTTGGACTTAGTCTGCTTTTATCTAAGGATTCTAGGCTAATCTCTCTTTTAACTCCACCCCAGGTTCTTCTACTCCTTCTACAAATTGTTCCATTTCCCTTATTGTTTGAGGAAACAGTCTTAGATACTTGAGTAAACAATAATCTTTTGAGTAAACAATCAtctctaattttttaaattatactttATGTGTGACAGCTCTTTATTAAACGGAATACCATACTGATTTGCTAGACAGATCTTTAAATTCCTTATATTATGTATTGCTATGAATTTAATACTTCTAAATTTTGGACAAAACTTTTTTAGAATCTAGGATTAGTTATCAAAAATGGTTCAGGAGCCATCAAGGTATCTGTGAACATTTGCCTTAATGTTTGCCAAGTTTTCTGATCCACCTGATCTTTTATTTTTAGTTGAAAAAAGGAAGGTAATATTTTGTAAATTCAGGATCAACTACAATCATTATTTTTAGTTGCAATACTTTTTCTGGACACCAGTGGATGCCATAAATTTGATGAGTACTTACATTCCAGTGTTTGTCTAAAAGTGTACTTACTAGCCTAGAAAAGGGACAATCTAAGTCAGAGTTTTTGGGAACCTGAAGGATAGGCAagattttgaaaaaaatgtaatttCTAACTGATTATGTCCTTCCACAGCATTTGTTTTCCTTTAAATGAAGAAGACCAGCTCTTCTAGCAGTCATTTTTTGGGGAGTATTCATAGCAAATCCTCAGAATTCCAAATGTGCCCACTAATCCAAAATGGTTgccatcaatcaataaaaaaataagtctatTGTGATCACTgtgcaaataataaaataataaactcagacttattaataaaataaagtcaTATAATTGGAGCATTTCATGTTAGTAAATAAGCTCAATGAATATAACAAATGGGAATAAATATTTTATGGAAAATAAATCTCTATCTCTGTCACTAAATATTTATAACATACTCCCAAGTGCAAAATTAAAGCAATCTTGATAGTCAAGCCAGCTTTTTCCCTTGACAAAGAATAtagatttttattgatagcccggattatgtttttataatgtttagaTGTGCTTGAAATTGCAGCTAGATTTATTTACTGCATAAATTAAGAGAAAAAGGTAAATgcttaataaaattataaatatgtCCATAAAATATTATATCAAATATTGACAAATGTAGGTTTTCTTATCTACAGTTTCACAGAACAACTCAGTTTATTGATTTACTCATtccaaaatatagaaaataaagaaaataaatatagaaaataatccaaatatatccaaaatatagaaaataaagcctcaaaacaaaaaataacctcaccttaataaaaataaagaactaTATTTCTAAGATAATTTTGAAATTTTGCAATATATTTTATTGCTTTAACTTTAACAGAATAACATTTCACAAGGAAAGATTAACAAATATCAGTCATACTAAGAGGTTAAATGTATTTCCctaatatttaattatatatatgctgttagaaaaaaatttttttgtctCAAATGCATTTAGTGTTTTATTCAGACAGGGCAATTCTGAATAGAACACTAAAACCTTCTGGCTTGAATAAACCATTTGCTAGACTGTGGCCATTTGCATTGGTAAATAAACATTCCAATTTATGTTAATAGGGATATGTTAATAgtgggaaatattttttaaaatcctttttataAAGAAAATAGTACACAGTCCACGTGGGATTTAAACATTCTAATTATAAAATGATTgatcaagatatttatttattcagagtTATAAATGTTACCTCTATAGCATTTGGCTGTATCATCTACGGAAGAAAGTAATAAGCAAAATAATGGgttgaaaattattttttaaatgttattattttttgcaaaaatagaatctttcctcctcttttatgtacagaaaaaatataaacatgattgtCTTTTTTCAAAATTGATTTTGGGTTACTGGATTAAAAGGACAGAATTCCTGTTTGTTTAAATCTTGCTGAACGAAATTCTAAGATTTTAGAGAGAAATTGCAATAAGCAGACCAGAGAAAAATTAAATCCAGAATGGACATACAACAGTATCGGCCTGATTCAACTTTTCCCCCCCAGTCCATTCATTTTTCCTCATCCCTTTTACACTTTAAAATATCCTGTTGATACAATAGTGATTCATGAGGTAGAGGGAAAAAATTCAGTAATGCTAGTTTATCTTAATCTGTTCTGAGAATACACACGTATACCACCCAAGGCTTATTATGTCATTGAAGCAATATAGACTTGGTTTGCTTTACAGCATGACATGATTTTAATACTCTTAACagattgctttatttttctccaacaatgCCCCAAGtaagaatttaaataaataaaaatattagctaATAATCTGTTAATTCTCAAGAGTCTATTCAATGCAATTTCAAAATAGGAGAGGGGATTCTTTCTTTGCCAAGGTCCTTAAAAGAgaatagttttaatttttcttaCTGTACAATAAATATTGCAGCCCGAATGCTTGAATGGTTTTAGTCAAATAGCTTTTATATTCTAATGACCAATGAGAGCCTGTGGAAGAAATGTAAATGAGATGGCACCTAgagtaaagaaaaacaaaatatgaaTGATTGTATGGAATCCAGTTTTAATGCTAGTTAAATATAGAGACAGACATCTGTAGGACGTAATTGATCTACTTAAGTCCTACTGATTTCAGTGAAGTTGTCTGGATTTTACTATAGTTGAATGGAATATTAGCAAGTTAGTAGCaccattttaaaattattgaacTGCTTACtagttgttttatattgtttctaCATATATTAAACAAAACTCTTGTTTTTTCCTGTAATCTGGCAGTCACTCTGAACTACAATTGTGCTTAGTAATGAAGATTTATTGTGAGGTATAATAATGTTAAAGTTTGAGACATGAACAAGAAGCAAAATGCATTAAAATTTACAGTATTTAAGATAGCTTTCTTTTATCTTAGTGTATGCTTCAGTtggtatatatttaaaataaaagtgccatattttaattaaatggatacatataaaaagaaaacatttaaggACTTTCCACCCTCTCCAATTGTAACTGTGCTATTTTCTACTTTACTACATGTGAAAGCACAATGAATTCCAAATTCAATTCCAGTACTGTATCTCCAAATAactgtgtatttttaaaaatcctctactttccttttcttctatACATATGTAAATAATATCCTTGAATAGAATGGTAAAACTCTTAATATAGTCAATGGACTGGGGCTTTTAGGTTTTAATACATTCAATAGAATATGCTCTTTTCTTACCATTCAATAGGAATTATGCAGAAATCCAGTATTCCTGTTTTATCCATAAAGATATACATTTAACCATACATTTATAAATTTTACATTTATCcaaattagaatattagaattttTCATCTTACATGGAAGAACAAAGTGTTAGTAGCATTATGTTTTAAACTGACTTATTTTTGAGATTTAGTTGCACTAACACTCACTAAGAATGACACATTTCTGAACTAAATTATTAAAAATCCTCAAATATTGTTTGCTGTCTAGGGCTTGTAATAACTCTCAGGTATAAGTATTAACACTCCCATTGGAttggtttcttattatttttgaTATATGGTTAAATCACAAggtatgaaaaatatatttaacatctacatgttAATCATCCACACCTAAAACCCTGCTTCTGTGCTGCTAAGTAAAGTGCATCAGGTTTCAATCTCATACGTTTTCTGACTAGGTAATTTGCTGCTTCTAGCTTATTCCCTATTGGGAAACTGCCTACAGAGAACATATACATTGACTCCTTCGTTTGATTTGTCGATTAAAAGAGAAGGCATACATTCTTACCTGTGTCTGAGACAATCTAAAGCACGATATTGACTATATCCATTCGCTCCGAGTTTAGAGACTGTTTTCAGCACCAGGAGAGCTCCCTACGCTTATAGTGTACATCACCTGACCCTTACTGACAGACTGACGTCACCCCAACCGgttgggagagaaaaaaaacaaaaaaaactttcGTTTTGAGAAAAAGCATTACAGAAAAAGCGTCGTTTGGCTTCACCGtttgaagggaggaaggaaaagatttCCTTTGTATGTTTACGCCACCTGTCTTCCTCTAGGGAAAACTGCATTCTTCTTGGCAATGAAACAGCCCctgaaaaacctttttaaaatgaCGAGTCTGCTCAGCAGTTTATATATTTCCCTGTCGCCTATTCCCTGTGAGGAACCTGCAGGAAGTAACGTTGATTTGGACCTCCGGAGAGCAGAGAGAGGTTTACAGGCAATTGGCAAGAATTCCGGATTCCCAAATATTTAGAAACTGTTCTAAATAGAAGGCTTCTTCCCTTGGCACTCTGTAGATTTCAAATTGCAGCTGAAAAGATGAAAGCTTGAGATTAATCTGGGGAGGAAATGTGACAGAATGGTGATTTATGATCACATTTAGTACTGAATACAAATTATTAAGTTTTTCAAAATTATAAACCTGCCCTTTGCTGCGGGTGAATCTATTTGGTGAATCTCAAGACttcaggaaaaacaaacaaaagagagGGATTTGATTACTACTGCTGCCT
This genomic stretch from Erythrolamprus reginae isolate rEryReg1 chromosome 5, rEryReg1.hap1, whole genome shotgun sequence harbors:
- the SCG2 gene encoding secretogranin-2 is translated as MTDKISWLGNFLPLAQVFLLISQINAASFQSFQNIQNDPDYLMKNLQRLPSPDMIKALEYIENLRKQTSNIETSPDYNSFQNAPFVLPSKESKNQPYLPDNQRDTFPEDDSQWVKAMLETIRQREKESKVVSKENKLNPLNSDNIFLDGIMDDYDDRTWPAPTHKNFKVPHTYFEENSRDSPYKRTNEIVEEQYTPQSLATLESVFQELGKMMAPHNLNKERFNEEQKLYADEEDDAFKGNNIAYEDVVGGEDWNPIEEKVESQTQEEIRDSKEEIEKNEDINDEIKRAGTLEDDLKKENKNQVMEDVSQLMDYYLKKIMNRSGGNILGINQNEDKRAIKYFEKQLDPQAVYQLIEISRNLQIPPEDLIEMLKSGDTQQNEKEQEPELIVDIDEIPEINLEKSDLFKNKMNPLHGYQKQRFNVLPDNLQEDLNVEDIISLLGMENVGNQKPPYPGHQINQENGLPKWYLPARSDQNILSKVAWLNRLERQMKQESLNGKEEELSDYLAKILTKYPEVINSGLKKEIPLAVSSERDHLDQIESNELDKFNLFSKRRPMVKQNDDTQNRPYMDEEMLAKVLEYLNQEKSEKGREHITKRAMENM